acatcaataatacaatttacattatttttcatatatatatatatgcataataacTCTGGTGtttgttacattatattgctataaaaaaaaccatatgAGAATGTATCATAactaaaaaatctattattatatattttccaagCTACTATATAGTCAGGATCAAgatcatataaataagtatttataatataacgttattATTCATATCTTTAAGTAGAATTAATTCCAACTCGTTTCaacatttttcacaaaaaacaaattaagctAATTGTAGGAATGTAAATTTCCTATTCTTTTACATATGGCtgctaaaataatttcagtacAATACTGTATTGCCATATTCGAGAGGCCCTTCATATCTTACGACACAGCTGGGTTACCATCGATTCCTCACTTGGTAAAGCGTACTaacataattctttatttgatattagcaaaaaattatatcttttaatttatagtcttagagcatttaaatgctttataaatgaatttttatcatGAGCCGGAATTCAAATCCGCGTCCTTGATCATAACGTGGCGACCTCACGGCcacttaaaactatattataaatattttttgatagtATTTATCTGTACCCTTACATGAGAAAatgattcataaaatatacagcaGCCTGCTCTAATGTACCGAGAGTTTGAtctgcattaaaatattataattatattagaagACTGGGTGTTGAATAGCCATGAATTTGAATCTTTATGTGTTATGGTATAATCAGTTTGGAGATAATGCGCTAAatgtcaaataatataaagctaatagtttatttgtctgtttgaacgcgctcttaggggaccgatttcaaaaattccgtTAGCTATGTCCGTGATCCCTAAAGGCTATAGCTATATGTATACTATGgacgaagccagggcggaacGCTAGTACAGTATAAATACGCCTCACCAAATAAACAACCGATGATAGTATAAGATTCAATTTAATGCGAGTTAACTCGCGCAAGAGATTTCTTGTCGAAAGAGCAAATCGCTTGAAGCAGCGCACCGCGCCCGTCGCCGGTCGAGTGCGGTGATGTGCTTGTGTCGCCAACAGCTGTAACATTagacatttcatttatttatattgaatgcCTATTATCATATATCTTAACTAGCTTTCGCCAGCGGTTTTGCAAGCGTTATTTTCGGAGTAAGCCCCCCTTATTTTTCTATGGTAGTATGCATATAAGCTTCCCTCTTGAATCGTATTTATCcatctattaaaagaaaaacaaaatctattCGTAATTTTAAGAATCCAACCattcaaacacacacacggcggaaagcaactttgttttataccataTACCTACTACCTAGTTATCAAAATTCATACACACTATCTTTttgtgtgtaatttatttggctaaaggacattttaaaaaaaaatatttgttgttaaGGTTGCCAATCTTGCGTCATACGCACTATAGCCCCGATTAACCACTCGGGCCACCAATGATCCCACttcagaaatatatattttttttgtttttttattatgattttttattgaatactcACTGGTATGCGGTGGAGTGGGCGAGGACGCGGTGCTGGGCGAGTGCGGCGAGTGCGGCGAGTGCGAGCGCACCGTGTCCGCCAGCGACGACGTCGACTTCCATATGCTGTCGCGTTTCCTCTGCACACGCACACGATATTACGTACTCACATAACAGTTGCAAATTCGACTTTAATTCCTTTGAGTAaggttgaatttaatttgttttacgtTCGTGAATACACCTTATAGTTATGTCAATAAGCTTGATTTTGCTCTTACGTTTGTTTCTTTCGACTCATATTTTGACAAACACATTTAACTACAGTTTTAAGTGCGTTTAAGAGAGCATGTTCCAATCGCTTGCGGTTAGAAAAAAGAGAGAGAGGAATTTAAGAAAAGGGCCTATCTATATGATACCTAGGAATATAGGAATAGGAATTGACTTACCGCTCTTCTCCTCTGCTTCCTCATTTCCTCTTCTGACCCGAGTATTTCCTGTATCCTAACTTCTCTCCGAGATCTCCTTGCCTACAATAgacataaatatgaataacacaaaaatatgattGACTTGATGTTTGTAAaagatatagataaaaaaagaaagacaatattatatagataataatatcgaCAATAATTATTGGTATTTAATCTGTATCGATAGAGATAATTACAAAAGGTACTTGACATGGATTTTTTCAAGTTACACTTAATatgatacaaaaacacaatgcAGTTGTTCAATTTTACACAGCCAACAAAGCATTACACACACAAAAATCGATCAATACATAGTCTAATCTAAAAAGAAGCCTATGTTAGCACATATCcggactataatctatctttgtacaaaattttatgatgcgtttttgcataaaaaagtatacaaaaatatattcttacaaGCTTTAGTGTTTGGTAGAATCTTTTGTGCAATTGGTCATTCTAAATCAATATCAGCCAGCACACCGGAAATTACTATGATATAAATCTGATGATTACCAATTTCTGATCACTCTCCAACCTCGCGTGCACAGCATCCACCGCCGCTCGTATCTCCTCTTTGAGAGGGAGAGGGAACTTCAAGTGCCCCCGCACGTTGACGTTGGCCAGCCCGTTGGCGCGGTTGAAGAAGCTGTGATGCTGCAGCTCTTCTAAGGAGACCCCACCTTGCTTCCAGGATGAGGTTGAAAGGGTGAGGTGGAGTACGGATTCTGGATGTCATGGAATCATAAACATATTGTTAGGTGTGTTACggttaacttaaaaaatattagaatcgtgtacatttttgtgtatttaattcaaaacatattttagagttgacctttttattattctgatgGCCGAATTCAAATATCATTCTCCAATAGAACGTTGAATTATATCATATGTGAACTCATCAAAACACGTCATTCttagtagaaaataaaataaaattttcgcgAAATCATAATCGTTTTTAGATCAAAATAATCAGACAAGttatattcattcatataaacaatacGTAAAAAGCAGCTTTATTCTGATAgagtataagaaaaaaaaaaaataaacagaaaactCACCCAATTCATCGTATATCTCCCCAAAATTATCACAGTAACAGCTATCCAACGTCTCCGCGAACGCCATTTCATACAGCGTCCTTCCAAAGCTATACACATCAATGGATTCGGGTGAAGTGTGCTTCATTTGCACGAGAAATGGTCGGTATAGGCTGGGCACACCCATAAGAATGTTCTCAACATCTAATAAAACAGCTCTTTGGTTTAATATTGCTACGTTCCCTGGGTGTAGGTGGCCTGGAATGATAAGTTATAaggttcataataaataaagttaatgacataattaaaaaGGTCGTTTAAgtttgcaaataattattaattagtgtttcttatttatttatttacgtatttattatcatttttcttttttttgggGTTTAATTGAAAACCAGCGCTAGGAGCTCCTAGCTAATTAGATGCTATTAAGTGGCGGTATGAcacgttttattattgttaagatGTAATTGTGTATGTCTTCAATGTTTTGTATCATGTCATGTCCATCAAATAAGTTTTCTTTCGTTCAAttctattttgtattataaataagaagtaTTTctcttataaacatttaagttGTTAtcagtaaattaattaacttcaaAGAAACACATACCATGCGGCAAACCCTTatcatgtaaaaattttaaagcttGTAAAATTTGATATCCATAATGCGCAATTTGTCCCGTCGTGAATGGCTTCCTTATTTTCGGGTTGCCATACTTCGCTAAATAACTCTTGCTATAGTCTGTGCCGTATAGCAGATCTCTCACTGTACCATTATCGTGTAACCGTCTCACTACATACGCGCCTGTCTCCAGTGTGTGTATCGTTAATACTTCATCTATGTAAGGGTGCTGAAATAGAGGAACAAATAcacgtatttaatataacaagcATTATCTGAatctattacttttttaatgaaaattctttgaatttcttatatttatcgGGTGGCAAATGTTTAACAAATGATTGCTACCCGTTACTGTCCTCACTagtattacaaatgcgaaagtctgtctgtctgtttg
The Zerene cesonia ecotype Mississippi chromosome 14, Zerene_cesonia_1.1, whole genome shotgun sequence DNA segment above includes these coding regions:
- the LOC119832052 gene encoding PX domain-containing protein kinase-like protein, which gives rise to MAIFEKSFQTRPIIDDTDKLVCTLENAQNINKHTEYVLRVQRGHCKENKWTVSRRYRDFAALQINLQQANIDLPLPPKKLIGNMQPSFVAERQIALQNYISEVLKHQILALSLPVRSFLDPSNYSMSIAEQALQTVSIALRGDGHYELKGPLTNINWRIRKHYFSVIDSEKTNCVLAWQSYGPDKHLQSKDLQSAFKSLQSISHPYIDEVLTIHTLETGAYVVRRLHDNGTVRDLLYGTDYSKSYLAKYGNPKIRKPFTTGQIAHYGYQILQALKFLHDKGLPHGHLHPGNVAILNQRAVLLDVENILMGVPSLYRPFLVQMKHTSPESIDVYSFGRTLYEMAFAETLDSCYCDNFGEIYDELESVLHLTLSTSSWKQGGVSLEELQHHSFFNRANGLANVNVRGHLKFPLPLKEEIRAAVDAVHARLESDQKLARRSRREVRIQEILGSEEEMRKQRRRARKRDSIWKSTSSLADTVRSHSPHSPHSPSTASSPTPPHTTVGDTSTSPHSTGDGRGALLQAICSFDKKSLARVNSH